The Vespula vulgaris chromosome 4, iyVesVulg1.1, whole genome shotgun sequence genome has a segment encoding these proteins:
- the LOC127062981 gene encoding zinc finger homeobox protein 3 isoform X1 gives MPSSEPHPPQYHLQHHNIPPSHLQQHASTAIGQHQLYQQLVAAHHHQQQQQQQQQQQQQQNQRQQQHGGPFQNSPYAQQKQEMSPEEEGGRGGGSPPAAGAALHQPHHPRTASPPSGTEPCTRDAIPTPTPIADTTTTTTTTTITMQSQAQQQQQQAPSPSPSPTGGDVEKFDGKIVYNPDGSAYIIEGESELSEDDSLPDGCIVDGRGVSVPHSLVFPQIASAYYVSRLYAHQAYQQQQQQQQQQRSAQQQHNPDLPVMHSYRVISYRSAEGSKQPPPPPAAPPPPAASVPVKPILMCFICKLSFGYAKSFVAHAQGEHQINLMEDERQILSHSTASAIIQAVGRGKQPLVSFLEPVTSSTCAQSSPAQTQNQQQQQQRSESTEHEAPTTTSTPSSTPGIPSSPQQQQTIQRPSSSTPSTPTSHSNHPIYNHQTHQQQQQWTGGQVSAASWAKAPDAAALHYTSPPPPTTSTKGSPSSYAALTQQPPNFLTGTTIGVCPEHMQGRPSGVECPKCELILASSRLAGPGGPLAGIHSRNSCKTLKCPKCNWHYKYQETLEIHMKEKHPESETSCIYCIAGQPHPRLARGETYTCGYKPYRCEVCNYSTTTKGNLSIHMQSDKHLNNMQELQQGGGGASGTNNPSSSQDTPMPTRSPHHQQNHSPHLSGQAGSQGKPKPTFRCDVCNYETNVARNLRIHMTSEKHTHNMLVLQQNVKHMQTLSALQSHHQQAQHHHQQAQQQHQQQLEQLLHLGGLDKPQHAEAALADMAYNQALLIQMMTGGQLPPQLPPELMGGMAGMGAMGGLAGDVGLSPDSMEPPPEPADPDPSHLYHCCVCNNFATDSLEALGHHLAADRTRTREGEILALVAGHFVCKLCSYKTNLKANFQLHCKTDKHLQRLQHVNHVKEGGPRNEWKLKYLASPTSAAQLRCHACDYYTNSAHKLALHAASPRHEAAALLLRHLLEASANIPSPGKLYHCALCGFSARHRLPLLQHVRSLRHLQMEQLHQLHRRSGIQGNETPHTDIGDVFQVVSDPDVPPTQQPSPTTPTTPNAPSTNNERRDEGSDCGSEVKQEPENDQEVEAEAENEQEEINCPYCTYQPTSREELKQHLQVAHVQDSEDKAEVVKEEPPPELLCPLCQDGFRERAALEKHVMQIHSVNADGLQRLLLLVDQSHWLNNNPRSSSTPAVTTPTSPSTTSKLHQEEDTNERSGGNEEVEEIARCTVCGRVCRSLEELQQHHREAHPASTPTLAVSEKHVYKYRCGQCSLAFKTLEKLQQHSQYHAIRDATKCALCARSFRSVQALQRHLESAHADLHEDELAQYKQSLLHAHPLLQALTEEAIRRQGGLIGEQNTEDDGGRGDEEESDASDSSPLHKEQRLLEDYLNSQPVAEDSYHDPGRKFKCHRCKVAFTRQSYLTGHNKTLLHRKGEKMSYPMEKYLDPNRPYKCDVCKESFTQKNILLVHYNSVSHLHKLKRAMQEQGNNNTLISVVPPASPTESPDSQQDQDKKPYKCNICKVAYSQGSTLDIHMRSVLHQTRASKLPDLAASGQLDLARPLIEQPPPSSPNSPPCNTNTSNAGTMLSCPRCSALFVNQEQLSTHQQLYCIFSNPLALFQQLAASQQLASTGPAKTPPPTSTTPGPHQHLQQVTQHSSQTAQELLAQPRHKTSQMYKHLLESFGFDLVMQFNENHQRRQRKEEEAAAALQAQQEQQKQEQQKQALAAQAAQEREEEIEEHTDEDVIPELTRSTCQHCNKEFSSVWVLKAHCEEVHRDLVPREFLEKYAQQFKCEYEKKSVVVTAATSSSTTTAPRSSTPAASQPQDISSEKEQREKEKEDNLEIKERITRTPEATSTTPATTPVLSNTPVSSTDSITPTVLPTNPQHQHTIPQQQQQQQQQQQQQQQQQQQQQQQQQHAQLTLAQQVSEMQAALNAMAASQLQQQLQQYPGLMMGMMGLPLGLNVPALAAMNLQPPLVPMMLPPPPYDGAAAAYPPINAQADLLAKQHLALQQQQAAAANAAASQKRARTRITDEQLKILRAHFDINNSPGEEQILDMAAQSGLPPKVIKHWFRNTLFKERQRNKDSPYNFNNPPSTTLNLEEYEKTGEAKVTPLNSSVSGGSSSDDKSPNKQTTPPPSMATVCNSQTTEIKQETLDQPQCHQQSQQSQQSHQEEQHHSPGSSGGQQSRPHSPALSMSSVFSGIHHDVSSHTPSTTTAPSTPMLPPKLTPQNFASPTPGGGGVVPSAIAAMALTPQRSLSPGRGPTDYSFGGNSNGSNSSGGSSGKRANRTRFTDYQIKVLQEFFENNAYPKDDDLEYLSKLLGLSPRVIVVWFQNARQKARKVYENQPAAEPVTPGGREGDDGSGRFQRTPGLNYQCKKCLLVFQRYYELIRHQKTHCFKEEDAKRSAQAQAAAAQVAAVLSSEDSNSSSTTTTTNAVTNNPPTTPALTEQLQQPLNATASPHHQQQTLSQQHQQSQQQSQQQQQQQQQQQQQQQAQTESKEGSFQCDKCNLMFGRFELWREHQLVHIMNPSLFPPAYPPDSPFGILQQQALNATSGAATDAPHPLIAMMQDRKRKYEDFDDTSGTDARSNSEHSEQPKDKRLRTTILPEQLDYLYQKYQIESNPSRKMLETIAREVGLKKRVVQVWFQNTRARERKGQFRAHSQVINKRCPFCPALFKVKSALESHLSSKHADQVARGEVNIDNIPDEELSMESAPSNPSTPNMMPPLFPPFNTDMEASLKKYYEESMKRYISELQAHASNGKQESSNHQSGVNIGESPLDLSKPVDLSRPVKLSLGGLSNLLEEQHSGHFRGGSDCGPLTDLSERSICGDDDSMSETTEFLDDESGPASPASSTQSSRQGPATGVNAGTTVGPAASGNTSVPAGATGQSAGKRYRTQMSATQVKVMKSLFSDYKTPTMAECEMLGREIGLPKRVVQVWFQNARAKEKKARLAAGLPAEGSAVQPHRGPTGPDECRLCSVRYSPKSPLQEHVFSRRHIDSVRVAVEEGSLVPPTPGAPITAQPVCASATIPNSPLIVTNQQQPAQQQQQQQQQQQQQQQQQQQQQQQSAQQQQSDENMMYGSLFLHPTAMFQPQQQQHPAAAAASTATTTAVAAQGLSGSVHGASLMSLHVEGGTQVQVPRSLMQAFLQQDPNHPGLETVRLPTPPCDSNENVQAQHCREVETELCLVCRRCGRAYPQESTLLVHQRSCYLGNQQRRGALRLVQSRYACTLCDPGSNTPQRTYTTVTEWRRHSETPQHRARLEIVQGRQQQQQQQQQQQQQFGYPDPNGQTGNEEANPLTDEMEDVVNQITLLAARAAAESTTGQSQGNNERANQDNNNGPDAKRQKLVQEVTALAGAR, from the exons ATGCCCTCCAGTGAGCCCCATCCCCCCCAGTACCACCTTCAACATCACAACATTCCTCCCTCTCATCTTCAACAACACGCGTCAACCGCGATCGGGCAACATCAGCTCTATCAGCAGCTGGTGGCGGCCCATCAtcatcagcagcagcagcagcagcagcagcaacaacaacaacaacagaatCAGCGACAGCAGCAACACGGCGGGCCTTTCCAAAATTCCCCGTACGCGCAGCAAAAGCAGGAGATGAGCCCGGAGGAGGAGGGGGGTCGAGGGGGCGGGTCCCCCCCGGCTGCTGGGGCTGCCCTTCACCAGCCCCACCACCCCCGCACGGCTAGTCCACCCTCGGGCACAGAACCCTGCACTCGCGACGCGATACCGACACCTACCCCCATCGCGGACACGACCACCACGACCACGACAACTACCATAACGATGCAGTCGCAAGctcagcaacagcaacaacaagcTCCGAGTCCTAGTCCAAGTCCGACAGGTGGTGACGTCGAGAAGTTCGACGGGAAGATAGTTTACAATCCGGACGGTTCGGCTTACATCATAGAGGGCGAAAGCGAGCTCAGCGAGGACGATTCTCTGCCGGACGGCTGCATCGTCGACGGTCGTGGCGTCTCCGTTCCTCATTCTTTGGTATTTCCTCAAATTGCTAGCGCTTACTACGTATCGCGGCTCTACGCCCACCAAGCTTaccaacagcaacagcaacaacaacagcaacagagATCGGCGCAGCAGCAACATAATCCGGATTTGCCTGTTATGCATAGTTATCGAGTAATTAGTTATAGGAGTGCGGAAGGTAGCAAGcaacctcctcctccaccgGCAGCACCCCCACCCCCGGCTGCTTCCGTGCCCGTAAAGCCCATCCTAATGTGTTTCATTTGCAAGCTAAGCTTCGGCTACGCTAAAAGTTTCGTCGCTCATGCCCAGGGCGAAcatcaaataaatttgatgGAAGACGAGAGGCAGATACTTTCGCACTCGACTGCGTCCGCCATTATACAGGCGGTTGGTAGGGGGAAACAGCCGCTGGTTAGCTTTCTCGAACCAGTTACGAGCTCGACCTGCGCCCAATCATCGCCGGCGCAAACGCAAAatcaacagcagcaacagcaacgcAGCGAATCGACGGAACACGAGGCGCCTACGACGACGAGTACGCCTTCTAGTACCCCCGGCATACCTAGCAGCCCTCAGCAACAACAAACGATACAGAGGCCGTCCTCGAGCACTCCCAGCACTCCTACGTCACATTCGAACCATCCGATCTACAATCATCAAACGcatcaacagcaacaacaatgGACCGGTGGTCAGGTCAGTGCCGCGTCTTGGGCAAAAGCACCCGATGCCGCGGCATTGCACTACACGTCACCTCCACCACCGACCACCTCCACAAAGGGCTCACCTTCCTCGTATGCGGCTTTGACGCAGCAGCCACCGAACTTTCTCACCGGCACAACGATAGGCGTTTGTCCGGAACACATGCAAGGTAGGCCGAGCGGCGTCGAGTGTCCCAAGTGCGAATTGATATTGGCCAGTAGTCGACTGGCAGGTCCAGGTGGACCGCTCGCCGGTATTCACAGTCGGAATTCCTGTAAGACTTTGAAATGTCCCAAGTGTAACTGGCACTACAAGTACCAAGAAACTCTTGAGATCCATATGAAGGAGAAACATCCGGAAAGCGAAACTTCATGTATCTATTGCATCGCTGGTCAGCCTCACCCTAGGCTAGCGCGTGGCGAGACGTATACTTGCGGATACAAGCCGTACAGATGCGAAGTGTGTAATtactcgacgacgacgaagggCAATTTGAGTATACACATGCAGAGCGATAAGCATCTAAACAATATGCAAGAACTCCAACAGGGCGGCGGCGGTGCTTCGGGTACGAACAATCCGTCTTCTTCTCAGGACACACCGATGCCAACGCGCAGCCCTCATCATCAACAAAATCACAGTCCGCATCTCAGCGGTCAAGCTGGAAGCCAGGGAAAACCGAAGCCTACGTTTCGCTGCGACGTTTGCAACTACGAGACCAACGTCGCGCGTAATCTCAGGATACACATGACCAGTGAAAAGCATACGCACAACATGCTGGTATTACAGCAAAACGTGAAGCACATGCAGACGCTCTCGGCGTTGCAGTCTCATCATCAGCAAGCGCAGCATCATCATCAGCAGGCTCAACAACAGCATCAACAGCAGCTGGAACAGTTGCTCCATCTCGGCGGTTTGGACAAGCCTCAACACGCCGAGGCCGCATTAGCGGACATGGCTTACAATCAGGCACTCTTAATACAAATGATGACGGGTGGTCAGTTACCGCCGCAACTTCCACCAGAACTGATGGGTGGCATGGCAGGCATGGGTGCGATGGGTGGTCTCGCAGGAGACGTTGGCCTTTCCCCGGATAGCATGGAACCGCCACCAGAACCGGCGGATCCGGACCCTTCGCACTTGTACCACTGTTGCGTTTGTAACAATTTCGCGACCGACTCGTTGGAGGCGCTGGGCCATCATTTAGCCGCCGATAGAACGAGAACTCGCGAGGGCGAAATACTCGCTCTCGTCGCTGGACACTTCGTCTGTAAACTTTGTTCCTACAAGACCAACCTGAAAGCAAATTTTCAATTACATTGCAAAACCGACAAACATCTTCAACGTTTGCAACACGTGAATCATGTGAAGGAGGGTGGCCCGAGGAACGAATGGAAGCTGAAATATTTGGCTTCGCCTACGAGTGCAGCCCAATTGCGTTGTCACGCGTGTGATTACTATACGAACAGTGCCCACAAATTAGCTCTGCACGCTGCATCGCCCAGGCACGAAGCTGCCGCTCTCTTACTGCGTCATCTTTTAGAGGCCAGTGCCAATATACCATCGCCGGGGAAACTCTATCATTGCGCTCTTTGCGGTTTTAGCGCGAGGCACAGGTTACCTCTCTTACAGCACGTTCGATCTCTTAGACATCTTCAAATGGAGCAACTACACCAACTTCATCGTAGAAGTGGCATTCAAGGAAACGAGACGCCGCACACCGACATCGGTGACGTGTTCCAAGTGGTAAGCGATCCCGATGTACCACCTACGCAGCAACCAAGTCCCACTACGCCAACGACGCCTAATGCTCCGAGTACCAACAACG AACGACGAGACGAAGGCAGCGACTGTGGTAGCGAGGTTAAACAAGAACCGGAAAACGATCAAGAAGTGGAAGCAGAGGCGGAGAATGAACAGGAGGAAATAAATTGTCCGTATTGCACTTATCAACCGACATCGCGAGAGGAATTAAAGCAACATTTGCAAGTGGCACACGTTCAAGACTCGGAAGACAAGGCTGAGGTAGTAAAGGAAGAACCCCCACCTGAATTGTTGTGCCCGCTATGCCAAGACGGCTTCAGGGAACGCGCTGCTTTGGAGAAACACGTAATGCAAATACACTCGGTAAATGCCGATGGTCTCCAGAGATTGTTACTTTTAGTGGATCAGAGTCATTGGTTGAATAACAATCCGCGAAGTAGTTCAACGCCAGCGGTGACAACACCGACTTCACCTTCGACAACGAGCAAATTGCACCAAGAGGAagatacgaacgaacgttctGGTGGAAACGAGGAAGTCGAGGAAATAGCACGGTGTACGGTATGCGGTCGAGTTTGTCGATCCCTCGAGGAACTTCAGCAACATCATAGAGAAGCTCATCCAGCTAGCACCCCGACCCTCGCGGTAAGCGAAAAGCATGTGTACAAGTACAGATGTGGACAATGTAGTTTGGCTTTCAAGACACTGGAGAAACTTCAACAACATTCTCAGTACCATGCGATAAGAGATGCGACGAAGTGTGCGCTATGTGCTAGATCCTTTCGATCGGTTCAAGCGTTGCAAAGACATCTCGAGTCTGCTCATGCCGATCTCCACGAGGACGAGCTCGCTCAATACAAACAAAGTTTGCTCCATGCGCATCCGTTGCTGCAAGCTTTGACCGAGGAAGCGATAAGGAGGCAGGGTGGACTAATTGGCGAACAGAACACCGAAGATGACGGAGGTAGAGGCGACGAGGAGGAAAGCGACGCTAGCGATTCCTCTCCGTTGCACAAGGAACAACGTCTTTTGGAGGATTATCTTAACAGTCAACCCGTTGCCGAGGATTCCTATCACGACCCAGGAAGGAAATTTAAGTGTCATCGGTGCAAAGTTGCATTCACAAGACAAAGTTATCTAACGGGACACAACAAGACTTTGTTGCATCGCAAAGGTGAGAAAATGTCCTATCCCATGGAAAAGTATTTAGATCCCAATAGGCCGTACAAGTGCGACGTTTGTAAGGAAAGTTTCACACAGAAGAATATACTTTTGGTACATTACAATAGCGTCAGCCATcttcataaattaaaaagagccATGCAAGAACAAGGGAACAATAATACCTTGATCTCCGTCGTACCACCGGCTAGTCCAACAGAGTCGCCAGACTCCCAACAAGATCAGGATAAAAAGCCGTACAAATGTAACATATGTAAGGTCGCTTATTCCCAAGGTAGTACACTGGACATTCACATGAGAAGTGTTTTGCATCAGACTCGTGCGAGCAAGTTACCGGATCTTGCTGCAAGCGGACAACTAGATCTTGCTCGTCCGCTGATCGAACAGCCACCTCCGTCGAGTCCCAATAGTCCACCGTGCAACACCAATACCAGTAATGCCGGTACGATGCTCTCTTGTCCTCGTTGCAGCGCCCTTTTTGTAAATCAAGAACAACTTTCTACTCATCAACAATTGTATTGTATCTTCAGCAATCCATTGGCATTGTTCCAACAATTAGCAGCTTCGCAACAATTAGCTTCTACCGGTCCTGCTAAAACGCCACCGCCTACGTCCACCACACCAGGACCTCATCAACATTTGCAGCAGGTGACGCAACACTCGTCTCAGACTGCTCAAGAGCTTTTAGCGCAGCCACGTCACAAAACATCACAAATGTACAAACATCTTTTGGAGAGTTTCGGTTTCGATCTCGTGATGCAATTCAATGAAAATCATCAGAGACgtcaaaggaaagaagaggaagccGCAGCAGCCCTTCAAGCTCAGCAAGAACAGCAAAAGCAGGAGCAACAGAAACAGGCGCTTGCCGCTCAGGCTGcacaagaaagagaggaagaaattgAAGAGCATACGGACGAAGACGTTATTCCTGAATTAACAAGAAGTACTTGTCAGCATTGTAACAAGGAGTTCAGTAGTGTTTGGGTGTTAAAAGCTCATTGTGAAGAGGTTCATCGAGATTTAGTGCCGCGCGAGTTCCTTGAGAAATACGCTCAACAATTTAAGTGCgagtatgaaaagaaaagcgtCGTAGTGACAGCAGCAACATCGTCTTCTACAACGACAGCACCTAGAAGTTCTACACCAGCAGCCAGTCAGCCACAGGACATTAGTTCTGAGAAAGAACAacgtgaaaaggaaaaggaagacaaCTTAGAGATAAAAGAGCGCATAACCAGAACACCGGAAGCAACTTCTACCACTCCGGCAACAACGCCTGTCTTGAGCAATACTCCTGTATCGAGCACCGATTCCATCACGCCTACAGTTCTACCTACTAATCCACAACACCAGCATACTATTccacaacagcagcaacaacaacagcaacagcagcaacaacagcagcaacaacagcagcagcaacaacagcaacaacagcacgCTCAGTTAACATTAGCTCAGCAGGTGTCCGAAATGCAAGCGGCTTTGAATGCGATGGCAGCGTCTCAACTGCAGCAACAATTGCAACAATATCCTGGATTAATGATGGGCATGATGGGATTACCTCTGGGATTAAACGTACCAGCTCTGGCAGCAATGAACCTCCAACCACCTTTGGTTCCGATGATGTTACCACCACCTCCGTACGATGGAGCAGCCGCGGCTTATCCTCCCATAAATGCTCAAGCTGATTTACTCGCGAAACAACATCTCGCCTTGCAACAGCAGCAAGCAGCTGCG GCAAATGCAGCAGCTTCGCAGAAACGAGCACGTACGCGTATAACGGACGAACAACTAAAGATCTTGAGAGCACACTTTGACATTAATAATTCCCCGGGTGAAGAGCAAATTTTAGACATGGCCGCACAAAGTGGCTTACCACCGAAAGTCATAAAGCATTGGTTCCGCAATACGTTATTTAAAGAGAGGCAACGTAACAAAGATAGCCCGTACAATTTTAACAATCCACCGAGTACCACGTTAAATCTCGAGGAGTATGAGAAAACCGGAGAGGCTAAAGTTACTCCACTAAATTCGAGCGTATCGGGAGGTAGCTCCTCGGACGATAAAAGCCCGAACAAACAAACGACGCCACCACCGTCGATGGCCACGGTCTGTAATTCACAGACTAcagaaataaaacaagagaCACTGGATCAGCCGCAATGTCATCAACAGTCGCAACAATCGCAACAATCGCATCAGGAAGAACAACATCACTCACCTGGTAGTTCCGGTGGACAACAATCACGACCGCATTCTCCGGCTCTCAGTATGAGTTCAGTATTTTCAGGTATCCATCACGATGTTTCATCTCATACTCCTTCAACCACTACTGCACCAAGCACACCAATGTTACCACCAAAACTAACACCACAGAATTTTGCAAGTCCTACGCCAGGCGGTGGAGGAGTCGTACCAAGTGCGATCGCTGCCATGGCGTTGACACCACAGAGATCATTAAGTCCTGGACGTGGACCGACGGATTATTCCTTCGGAGGTAACAGCAACGGTAGTAATTCATCAGGCGGTAGTTCAGGAAAACGTGCAAATCGAACTAGATTCACCGACTATCAAATCAAAGTTTTACAAGAATTCTTCGAGAACAATGCTTATCCCAAAGATGACGATTTGGAATATCTAAGCAAATTACTTGGACTCAGTCCGCGAGTAATAGTCGTTTGGTTCCAGAATGCTAGACAGAAAGCACGGAAAGTGTATGAGAATCAACCGGCCGCGGAACCCGTGACACCTGGCGGGCGTGAGGGTGACGATGGATCTGGAAGATTTCAAAGAACACCTGGATTGAATTATCAGTGTAAGAAATGCCTGTTGGTATTCCAAAGATACTACGAACTTATTCGTCATCAGAAGACACATTGTTTCAAAGAGGAAGACGCAAAGCGTAGCGCTCAAGCTCAAGCTGCGGCAGCTCAAGTCGCTGCTGTTTTAAGCTCAGAGGATAGTAACAGCAGttccaccaccactaccaccaatGCTGTCACCAACAATCCACCGACTACGCCCGCTCTTACGGAACAATTGCAACAACCGTTGAACGCAACGGCCTCTCCCCATCACCAGCAACAAACGTTGTCCCAACAACATCAACAGTCCCAACAGCAAtcgcagcaacagcaacagcagcaacaacaacagcaacaacaacagcaagcGCAGACTGAATCCAAGGAAGGTAGCTTTCAGTGCGACAAATGCAACTTGATGTTCGGTCGATTCGAACTTTGGCGCGAACATCAGCTAGTACATATCATGAACCCGTCCCTGTTCCCGCCGGCCTATCCGCCAGACTCTCCATTTGGAATTCTACAACAGCAAGCACTGAACGCTACCTCCGGAGCTGCAACGGATGCTCCTCATCCTTTGATCGCCATGATGCAAGACAGGAAAAGGAAGTACGAAGACTTTGACGATACCTCGGGTACGGATGCACGTTCGAACTCGGAGCACAGCGAACAACCGAAAGACAAACGTTTGAGGACAACGATATTACCGGAACAATTGGATTAcctttatcaaaaatatcagATAGAGTCGAATCCGTCGAGAAAAATGCTGGAGACGATCGCACGAGAGGTAGGACTAAAGAAGCGTGTTGTACAAGTGTGGTTTCAAAATACTCGTGCTCGCGAGCGCAAAGGTCAATTTCGTGCACACAGTCAGGTGATAAACAAACGATGTCCATTCTGCCCGGCATTATTCAAGGTAAAGTCCGCATTGGAGTCACACCTGAGCAGTAAACACGCGGACCAAGTAGCACGTGGAGAAGTAAACATTGACAACATACCCGACGAGGAGTTATCGATGGAATCGGCACCATCGAACCCCAGCACGCCGAACATGATGCCACCACTCTTCCCCCCTTTCAATACAGACATGGAAGCTTCACTGAAGAAGTATTACGAGGAGTCGATGAAACGGTATATCAGCGAGCTTCAGGCTCATGCTAGCAACGGCAAACAGGAATCGTCGAACCATCAGAGCGGTGTTAACATCGGTGAATCGCCATTGGATCTGAGCAAACCGGTCGACTTGAGCCGCCCGGTGAAACTCAGTCTCGGTGGTCTGAGCAATCTTTTAGAGGAGCAACACAGTGGCCATTTCCGGGGTGGTAGCGATTGCGGTCCGCTGACCGATCTCTCGGAACGTAGTATTTGTGGGGATGACGATAGTATGAGCGAAACAACCGAGTTCTTGGACGACGAGAGTGGACCAGCGAGCCCTGCATCGAGCACTCAAAGTTCGAGGCAAGGACCGGCGACTGGCGTGAACGCCGGTACAACGGTCGGTCCGGCTGCTAGCGGGAATACGAGTGTACCCGCTGGAGCTACCGGACAGTCCGCTGGCAAGAGATACAGAACGCAGATGTCGGCGACGCAAGTGAAGGTGATGAAGTCGCTCTTCTCGGACTACAAGACGCCAACTATGGCCGAGTGCGAGATGCTCGGCCGCGAGATAGGCCTACCGAAACGCGTCGTCCAG GTCTGGTTCCAGAACGCGCGTGCCAAGGAAAAGAAGGCCAGGCTCGCGGCTGGGTTACCGGCCGAGGGCTCAGCCGTTCAACCACATCGCGGTCCGACCGGGCCGGACGAGTGCAGGCTTTGCTCCGTCCGGTACTCACCGAAATCACCTCTTCAGGAGCACGTCTTCTCACGACGGCACATCGACTCGGTCCGCGTTGCCGTTGAAGAGGGTAGTCTGGTACCTCCTACACCTGGTGCACCGATTACCGCGCAACCGGTCTGCGCTAGCGCGACCATTCCTAACTCTCCCCTCATTGTGACCAATCAACAACAACCTGcccagcagcaacaacagcaacaacaacagcagcagcagcagcagcagcaacaacagcagcagcagcagcaatcTGCCCAGCAGCAACAGTCCGACGAAAACATGATGTATGGATCCTTGTTCCTCCATCCCACGGCGATGTTCCAgccgcagcagcagcaacatccGGCAGCCGCTGCGGCCAGCACAGCTACCACCACGGCCG